A region of Drosophila mauritiana strain mau12 chromosome 3L, ASM438214v1, whole genome shotgun sequence DNA encodes the following proteins:
- the LOC117141654 gene encoding uncharacterized protein LOC117141654 — translation MYTDGPNTKMRGCCGRELDRAHILDGNLDGGSNSSSVISVQKEIAVRPSPVAAHARVMILWPFYN, via the exons ATGTACACGG ACGGACCAAACACAAAAATGCGTGGATGCTGTGGGAGAGAGTTGGACAGAGCACATATTCTGGACGGAAACCTCGACGGAGGCAGCAACTCGTCATCGGTCATATCAG tgcagaAAGAAATAGCAGTGCGACCGAGTCCAGTGGCAGCCCACGCCCGCGTTATGATTTTGTGGCCATTTTATAACTAA